One window of Cohnella hashimotonis genomic DNA carries:
- a CDS encoding glycoside hydrolase family 38 C-terminal domain-containing protein — translation MSDLQKKISKVYVLSHTHWDREWYQDFQGFRQRLVHMMDELIDHMEGDEAYRYFMLDGQTIILEDYIRIRPERKDRLAKLIAGGRIQIGPWYVMPDEFLVSGESLIRNLLKGVRDSRKWGAEPVRSGYVTDIFGHNSQLPQLLQGFGIDHAAMFRGFHGDKDPSELWWEGADGSRVLGLKLDEDRAYSDFYFAVRWPFFERDDDYAGHAEELVQRVQQYLSFKNERATTEIAIGMDGVDHVEIEPQLAWLLRTLTEETGVEFVHATIEQYTAELRSKINALKVHRGEQRALGFNGINNWVPENVLSSRIHLKQHNQHGENLLEKWAEPLGVMTAALGKPYPAGFLSEAWTHLLQNHPHDSICGCSIDQVHRDMVYRFDQARLIGDGLVKESVQYIVNHLDEDRVEGKQVLAVFNMSQSAIDGIVEIELSLPAGSDASLRMASHNLQGTSFRIFDGDLREIAYQVLSVQRDHAEMYRPYRELPRGRVSDVYRLAMHAKVPSFGYTAFTVEPFELDWHGPLEFSAPKLVAPVRHPGTQKIGARAWDNGRIRLEVRPDGTLDITEAATGHTFRGLLRFEDEGDIGDGWTHMAPIGNERFTSAGAPAQLSVVYDGPYATCLRVCSSLRLPQGVDASGAKRSDAWTDFAVTTFVTLLRGDPKVYCRTVVDNAVRDHRFGVWFPTGLDTDSYAASTPFDLVKRPFREPDRSDFLRKPYEAFPHNGILAANDGKAGLAIYSKGLYEVCLRDDEDRALGLTLFRSTAKEVGTDPGDGGQQLRTMTFEYAMEPFRVEEQFESRLWLAHQRYAAGIRTAERPAGRVWRESPYRRASDLPLSASFLGIVGAGLQVSAVKAAEEGNNRWIVRIFNTTDREASGRLICQRALAEAHLLNLNEETLGNLETDGSEVAVKAGPRQILTIGLVWDNDNGTEEL, via the coding sequence TTGAGCGATTTGCAGAAAAAAATCAGTAAGGTATACGTACTGTCACACACGCATTGGGATCGGGAGTGGTACCAGGATTTCCAGGGCTTTCGCCAGCGGCTCGTACACATGATGGACGAACTCATCGATCATATGGAAGGCGACGAGGCGTATCGCTACTTCATGCTGGACGGACAGACGATTATTCTGGAGGATTATATCCGTATCCGTCCGGAGCGCAAGGACCGTCTCGCGAAGCTGATCGCGGGCGGAAGGATTCAGATCGGACCGTGGTATGTCATGCCGGACGAATTCCTGGTCAGCGGCGAATCGTTGATTCGCAATCTGCTCAAAGGCGTTCGCGATTCCCGCAAATGGGGAGCCGAGCCCGTGCGCTCGGGCTACGTGACCGATATTTTCGGCCATAACAGCCAGCTGCCGCAGCTGCTACAAGGTTTTGGAATCGATCATGCCGCGATGTTCAGAGGATTCCATGGCGACAAAGATCCGTCGGAGCTGTGGTGGGAGGGCGCGGACGGGAGCCGGGTGCTGGGGCTCAAGCTCGACGAGGATCGGGCATACAGCGATTTTTATTTTGCCGTGCGCTGGCCGTTTTTCGAGCGGGACGACGATTACGCAGGCCATGCGGAGGAGCTGGTCCAGCGGGTGCAGCAGTATTTATCGTTTAAAAATGAACGCGCTACCACCGAAATCGCGATCGGGATGGACGGCGTGGACCATGTCGAGATCGAACCTCAGCTGGCATGGCTGCTGCGCACCTTGACCGAAGAAACTGGCGTTGAATTCGTTCATGCCACGATCGAGCAATATACGGCCGAGCTGCGTTCGAAAATCAATGCGCTGAAGGTACACAGAGGCGAACAGCGCGCGCTCGGTTTCAATGGCATCAACAATTGGGTCCCGGAAAACGTGTTGTCTTCGCGTATTCATCTCAAGCAGCACAATCAGCATGGGGAAAATTTGCTGGAGAAATGGGCGGAACCGCTTGGCGTCATGACCGCCGCGCTGGGCAAGCCGTACCCGGCGGGCTTCCTGTCCGAGGCCTGGACGCATCTGCTCCAGAACCACCCGCACGATTCCATCTGCGGCTGCTCGATCGATCAGGTCCATCGGGATATGGTCTACCGGTTCGATCAGGCCAGATTAATCGGCGACGGGCTCGTGAAGGAGAGCGTCCAGTATATCGTCAACCACTTGGATGAAGATCGGGTGGAGGGCAAACAGGTGCTGGCCGTATTCAACATGTCGCAAAGCGCCATTGACGGCATCGTGGAAATCGAGCTTTCGCTGCCGGCCGGGTCGGACGCCTCGCTGCGGATGGCGAGCCATAATCTGCAAGGCACTTCCTTCAGGATTTTCGATGGAGATCTGCGCGAGATCGCCTATCAAGTGCTGTCGGTACAGCGCGATCACGCGGAAATGTACCGCCCTTATCGGGAGCTGCCTCGCGGCCGGGTCAGCGACGTCTACCGGCTGGCGATGCATGCGAAGGTGCCTTCGTTCGGCTATACGGCCTTCACAGTCGAGCCCTTCGAGCTCGATTGGCACGGACCGCTCGAGTTCAGCGCGCCAAAGCTCGTTGCGCCCGTCCGCCATCCAGGGACGCAAAAGATCGGCGCCCGCGCCTGGGACAACGGGCGGATTCGGCTGGAGGTACGGCCGGACGGCACGCTCGATATTACCGAGGCAGCGACCGGCCATACGTTCCGCGGACTGCTGCGTTTCGAAGATGAAGGAGACATCGGGGACGGCTGGACGCATATGGCGCCGATCGGCAATGAACGCTTTACCTCCGCCGGCGCGCCGGCTCAGCTGTCGGTCGTGTACGACGGTCCATACGCCACTTGCCTGCGAGTCTGTTCGAGCCTGCGGCTGCCGCAAGGCGTCGACGCATCGGGAGCAAAACGCAGCGATGCTTGGACTGACTTCGCGGTCACAACGTTCGTCACACTGTTGCGGGGGGACCCGAAGGTATACTGCAGGACCGTCGTCGATAACGCGGTGCGCGACCATCGCTTCGGCGTCTGGTTCCCGACTGGACTCGATACGGACAGCTACGCCGCCAGTACGCCGTTCGACCTGGTGAAACGTCCGTTCCGCGAGCCGGACCGATCCGATTTTTTGCGCAAGCCGTACGAAGCTTTTCCGCACAACGGCATTTTGGCCGCGAACGACGGCAAGGCGGGGCTTGCCATCTACAGCAAAGGGCTTTATGAGGTATGCCTGCGCGACGACGAGGACCGGGCGCTCGGGTTGACCCTATTCCGAAGCACGGCTAAAGAGGTCGGCACCGATCCGGGGGACGGCGGGCAACAGTTGAGGACGATGACGTTCGAGTATGCCATGGAACCGTTTCGCGTCGAGGAACAGTTCGAGAGCAGGCTCTGGCTGGCTCATCAGCGCTACGCGGCCGGCATTCGTACTGCGGAACGGCCGGCGGGCCGCGTATGGAGAGAATCGCCTTACCGCAGGGCGTCTGATTTACCGCTGTCGGCTTCTTTTCTCGGCATCGTGGGTGCCGGTCTGCAGGTTAGCGCGGTCAAAGCTGCCGAAGAGGGGAACAACCGCTGGATCGTACGAATCTTCAATACGACCGATCGGGAAGCGAGTGGCAGGCTGATCTGCCAACGGGCGCTTGCCGAAGCCCATCTGCTTAATTTGAACGAGGAAACGCTCGGGAATCTGGAAACCGATGGAAGCGAGGTCGCCGTCAAAGCCGGCCCCCGTCAGATCCTCACGATCGGCTTGGTCTGGGACAACGACAACGGGACCGAGGAACTGTAA
- a CDS encoding carbohydrate ABC transporter permease, protein MKQTRGEKAFQWFNYLFLSVLCFTFLFPFWRIAALSLNEGLDASRGGINFWPRKFTFDNFAAVFSRSDIMNAYAISIGRTVIGTLLSIVLVSLMAYGLSKQRLKGRGIINVMLILTMFFSGGLIPTYMLYKSLHLLNTFWVYIVPTLYGAAAVFIFRSFFRAMPQELEDSAQLDGANDLTIFSRIAVPLSLPIFATMALFSAVGHWNDYLTAVIYTTDEHLLPLQTLLMKVMNINQNEAGNLAYGVVNLNESSRRTVTAESVKMAMLIVVVLPILTVYPFLQRYFVKGVIIGSLKG, encoded by the coding sequence ATGAAGCAAACGCGCGGGGAAAAAGCGTTTCAATGGTTCAACTATTTGTTCTTGAGCGTTCTCTGCTTTACCTTTTTGTTTCCGTTCTGGCGAATCGCGGCGCTTTCGTTGAACGAGGGACTCGACGCCTCGCGAGGCGGCATCAACTTCTGGCCTCGCAAGTTCACGTTCGACAACTTTGCGGCCGTCTTTTCCAGAAGCGATATCATGAATGCGTATGCGATCTCGATCGGACGGACGGTCATCGGGACGCTGCTATCGATCGTCCTAGTCTCGCTGATGGCCTACGGCCTGTCCAAGCAGCGGCTGAAGGGTCGCGGCATCATTAACGTCATGCTGATATTGACGATGTTTTTCAGCGGCGGGCTCATCCCTACCTATATGCTTTACAAGTCGCTGCACCTGCTCAATACCTTCTGGGTGTACATTGTTCCCACGCTTTACGGCGCCGCCGCCGTTTTTATTTTCCGTTCCTTCTTCCGCGCCATGCCGCAGGAGCTGGAGGATTCGGCACAGCTTGACGGCGCGAACGACTTGACCATTTTTTCTCGGATCGCTGTGCCGCTCAGCCTGCCGATATTCGCCACGATGGCGCTCTTCTCCGCCGTCGGACACTGGAACGATTACTTGACCGCGGTCATTTACACGACGGACGAGCATTTGCTGCCGCTTCAGACGCTGCTGATGAAAGTCATGAACATCAATCAAAACGAGGCAGGCAATCTGGCGTACGGCGTCGTGAACTTAAACGAAAGCTCGAGACGGACCGTCACGGCCGAATCGGTCAAGATGGCCATGCTTATCGTCGTCGTTCTGCCCATTCTGACGGTCTATCCGTTCCTCCAGCGCTACTTCGTGAAGGGAGTGATCATCGGCTCGTTAAAAGGCTAG
- a CDS encoding extracellular solute-binding protein: MKKQAKLLATLMSVSMLGASLAACAKNNGADNNKAAASASASSSASSSEAPPKEDPLKVNVLIMHTFDNAPKADNRMHQWLLENKNIDIQITTANTKTPADKMNTMLASGDIPDVVSILTDDVNNGIANKWAEAGYIVDLDPWLSKYPDLLKYTDPDFNKVTFASKKDGKMYMIPGNPAANKDVMQMNVGPMIREDWLKQVGMSPPTTTDELYAVLKAFKEKIPDVNGKAVIPASFDNLRQLFMYSWTKSWFDLSEDNKTLHWWFNNPHIVDYMVFMNKLYKDGLLDKETITQQPAQYQAKLSSGRVGFTLNTNGPMDTANGVLKVEDPAKRFIPNPPIQVPGLPMPIYQESSFAMAQALTVSKKFAENTRNMERLMEFLNWSVSNEGATILSTGPDGEYYVKNANGLLEPKPEVKAQQDKADKSFETTTGITYYNLLSAPVIPRATVMPGTDEFIMAQKTWLPAVGEQNVPFNFSGTGPEWDKHWPDLWPEISKWEAKAIFADSEEEVRKITNDMLENFKKIGEPVVTAEKLKLIDEYVQKNKQ, from the coding sequence ATGAAAAAACAAGCAAAACTGCTCGCGACGCTGATGTCCGTCTCGATGCTCGGAGCCTCGCTCGCCGCATGCGCCAAAAACAACGGCGCCGATAATAACAAAGCTGCGGCGTCCGCTTCCGCATCTTCCTCCGCATCGTCTTCGGAAGCGCCGCCGAAGGAAGATCCGCTTAAGGTAAACGTCCTGATCATGCACACTTTCGACAATGCGCCGAAGGCGGACAACCGGATGCATCAATGGCTGCTGGAAAACAAAAACATCGACATCCAGATTACGACCGCCAACACGAAAACGCCGGCGGACAAGATGAACACGATGCTGGCCAGCGGAGATATTCCCGACGTCGTCAGCATCCTGACGGACGATGTCAATAACGGCATCGCCAACAAATGGGCGGAGGCGGGCTATATCGTCGATCTCGACCCGTGGCTGTCCAAGTACCCGGACCTGCTCAAGTATACCGATCCGGACTTCAACAAAGTGACCTTTGCCAGCAAGAAGGACGGCAAAATGTATATGATTCCGGGCAATCCCGCGGCGAACAAAGACGTCATGCAGATGAACGTCGGACCGATGATCCGCGAAGATTGGCTGAAACAAGTGGGGATGTCGCCGCCGACGACGACGGACGAGCTGTACGCGGTCCTGAAAGCATTCAAAGAAAAGATTCCGGACGTGAACGGCAAGGCCGTCATCCCCGCCTCCTTCGATAATTTGCGCCAGCTGTTCATGTACTCCTGGACCAAAAGCTGGTTCGACCTGTCCGAAGACAACAAAACGCTGCACTGGTGGTTCAACAATCCGCACATCGTAGACTACATGGTGTTCATGAACAAGCTGTACAAAGACGGCCTGCTCGACAAGGAAACGATCACTCAGCAGCCAGCCCAATACCAGGCCAAGCTCAGTTCGGGACGCGTAGGCTTCACGCTCAATACGAACGGTCCGATGGACACGGCCAACGGCGTTCTGAAAGTTGAAGATCCGGCCAAGCGCTTTATCCCGAATCCGCCGATCCAGGTGCCGGGACTGCCGATGCCGATCTACCAGGAATCCAGCTTTGCGATGGCCCAGGCATTGACCGTCTCTAAAAAGTTCGCCGAAAATACGCGCAATATGGAGCGGTTGATGGAATTCCTCAACTGGAGCGTTAGCAATGAAGGCGCCACCATTCTGAGCACAGGCCCGGATGGCGAGTACTATGTCAAAAACGCAAACGGGCTGCTTGAGCCCAAGCCGGAGGTAAAGGCGCAGCAGGACAAAGCGGATAAAAGCTTCGAGACCACGACGGGCATTACCTATTACAATCTGCTGAGCGCTCCCGTCATTCCGCGCGCTACCGTCATGCCTGGCACCGACGAGTTCATTATGGCGCAGAAGACTTGGCTGCCGGCCGTCGGCGAGCAGAACGTGCCGTTTAACTTCTCCGGCACCGGGCCCGAGTGGGATAAGCACTGGCCGGATCTGTGGCCGGAGATCAGCAAGTGGGAAGCGAAGGCGATCTTCGCCGACTCGGAGGAAGAAGTCCGCAAGATCACGAACGACATGCTCGAAAACTTCAAAAAGATCGGCGAGCCGGTCGTAACGGCCGAAAAGCTGAAGCTGATCGACGAATATGTTCAGAAAAATAAGCAGTAA
- a CDS encoding cache domain-containing sensor histidine kinase, with amino-acid sequence MRTRMPLRVHDISIKHKMMFSYGLLVLVSIVALGAAYYASMQKYVYEQASESYRQTLSQVVLNTEYKLNNYDQLLNQYVSDSKFVGAVSFAFTSPGDYSYAYLNTISRYFEIGKQDNNIESIILYKNNQTLPESGDVLIDIDYILRTAWYEEYFAHTESYTINDYIALSKRKFWIVTDEVNKPDYGLSGANGGLTGEKRVAIIKPVIYNFEKLSGIFELFVRYDRIFGDFAAAGTEPDDYMLVANDKWQTVYASLGAEVPGTDALRAALAQKAAAYTAGPTAGKFRMKLDGADKMVLYERGGDSGWLYVRVLSYDRLFAGAKTVRQFTIVVGALCLLISLLLALALARMIARRLSVLSGQMKSVEDLTLDVKVDIDGRDEIGALARSYNRMIRKIRELVEQLTASQQTQRESELKALQTQINPHFLYNTLATINWMAMGGQHAKIIGMVNHLATFYRLSLNKGLPLLPVKEEIRHLQAYTEIQKIRLEERIHFIYEVGAGIESCLTLKLILQPFVENAILHGAERKAGTTAIAIRAYRADEELLFEIEDDGVGMSAPPAADFFPFGNGYGIRNVHERIRLHYGQAYGVSIESAEGAGTKVTIRIPIVSEE; translated from the coding sequence ATGAGGACGAGGATGCCGCTGCGCGTCCACGACATCTCGATCAAGCACAAAATGATGTTCAGCTACGGACTGCTCGTCCTGGTGTCCATCGTCGCGCTCGGGGCCGCGTATTACGCCAGCATGCAAAAGTACGTATACGAGCAAGCGAGCGAGTCGTACCGGCAGACGCTGTCGCAGGTCGTGCTGAATACCGAATACAAGCTCAACAATTACGATCAGCTGCTTAACCAGTACGTTTCGGATTCTAAATTCGTCGGCGCGGTATCGTTCGCGTTTACGTCGCCGGGCGATTATTCCTACGCTTACCTGAATACGATCTCGCGGTACTTCGAAATCGGCAAGCAGGACAACAACATCGAATCCATCATTTTGTACAAAAACAATCAGACGCTGCCGGAATCGGGCGACGTGCTGATCGATATCGACTATATTTTGCGAACCGCCTGGTACGAAGAATATTTCGCGCACACGGAAAGTTATACGATCAACGACTATATTGCGCTTTCGAAGCGCAAATTTTGGATCGTTACCGACGAGGTGAACAAGCCCGACTACGGGTTGTCCGGAGCAAACGGCGGCTTAACGGGCGAGAAGCGGGTAGCGATCATTAAACCGGTCATCTATAATTTCGAAAAGCTGTCGGGGATCTTCGAGCTGTTCGTTCGTTACGACCGCATCTTCGGGGATTTCGCGGCTGCCGGTACCGAACCTGACGATTACATGCTCGTCGCGAACGACAAATGGCAGACCGTCTATGCGAGCCTGGGAGCGGAGGTTCCCGGCACGGATGCGCTCAGGGCCGCGTTGGCGCAGAAGGCTGCGGCGTACACCGCCGGCCCGACGGCCGGCAAGTTCAGAATGAAACTGGACGGCGCCGACAAAATGGTGCTTTACGAGCGGGGCGGAGATTCCGGCTGGCTGTACGTCCGCGTGCTGTCGTACGACCGTTTGTTCGCTGGCGCCAAAACGGTCCGGCAGTTCACGATCGTCGTAGGGGCGCTGTGCCTGCTGATCAGTCTGCTGCTGGCGCTTGCGCTGGCCAGGATGATCGCCCGTCGGCTGTCGGTGCTGTCCGGCCAGATGAAGAGCGTCGAGGATCTTACGCTTGACGTCAAAGTGGATATCGACGGGCGCGACGAGATCGGCGCGCTGGCCCGGAGCTACAACCGGATGATCCGCAAGATCAGGGAGCTGGTCGAACAGCTGACGGCCAGCCAGCAGACGCAGCGGGAGTCCGAGCTCAAAGCGCTGCAGACACAGATCAATCCGCATTTTCTGTACAATACGCTGGCGACGATCAACTGGATGGCGATGGGCGGCCAGCATGCCAAAATAATCGGGATGGTCAACCATCTGGCGACCTTCTACCGCCTGTCACTCAACAAAGGCCTGCCGTTGCTTCCGGTGAAGGAGGAAATCCGCCATTTGCAGGCGTACACGGAAATTCAGAAAATCCGGCTGGAGGAACGGATTCATTTCATCTACGAAGTGGGGGCGGGCATCGAATCGTGCCTTACGCTGAAGCTGATTCTTCAGCCGTTCGTGGAAAACGCGATCCTGCATGGCGCGGAGCGAAAGGCGGGCACGACGGCGATCGCGATCCGGGCGTATCGGGCGGACGAAGAGCTGTTGTTCGAGATCGAGGACGACGGCGTCGGCATGTCCGCCCCGCCTGCGGCCGATTTTTTCCCGTTCGGCAACGGCTACGGCATTCGCAACGTGCACGAACGCATCCGGCTTCATTACGGGCAGGCATACGGCGTTTCGATTGAGAGCGCGGAAGGCGCCGGTACAAAAGTGACGATCCGCATCCCGATCGTCAGCGAAGAGTAG
- a CDS encoding GntR family transcriptional regulator, which translates to MTQGTPLYRTIFSFFLEEIAERRLKAGDRLPTELEIAERFGVSRITVIRAMKELEHRQLLYRVKGKGTFVREDLDLRNERGVHDKAQSGTGQDPSGAETAANVALPLISVIMSDLEQAGQDMLRGIEHAARKHGYYVSFHNAMMDPRVERSLLEKLAQDARGILVYPCAGMENIDLFSGMTIRQFPYVVIDHPLEGIEVPLFSPDNEGGSYEMTRHLIGLGHERIAFVAPGLYLHPSLRQRYKGYCRALIEAGIPVRPDWIESADWTAVSKPDALLREASALLERWLSGRSRPTALLAGNDILAIHLIKAALTAGITVPEALSVAGFDNLAMTEYLEVPLTTVSQPFYEMGESAAEALIRLVRDGIPIAGRQLDTTLVIRESTAAPHQN; encoded by the coding sequence ATGACGCAGGGGACGCCGTTATATCGCACCATTTTCTCGTTTTTCCTGGAAGAAATCGCGGAGCGGCGGTTAAAGGCGGGAGACAGGCTGCCGACGGAGCTCGAGATCGCCGAACGGTTCGGCGTGAGCCGGATCACCGTGATCCGCGCGATGAAGGAACTGGAGCATCGGCAGCTGCTGTATCGCGTGAAAGGCAAGGGGACTTTTGTTCGCGAGGATCTGGACCTTCGCAACGAGCGGGGCGTGCATGATAAAGCGCAGTCCGGGACGGGACAGGATCCAAGCGGCGCAGAAACGGCCGCCAATGTCGCCCTTCCCCTCATCTCTGTCATAATGAGCGATTTGGAGCAAGCGGGGCAGGATATGCTGCGCGGCATCGAGCATGCGGCGCGGAAGCACGGGTATTACGTGAGCTTTCACAACGCGATGATGGATCCGCGCGTGGAACGGAGCTTGCTGGAGAAGCTGGCGCAGGACGCGCGGGGGATTCTTGTGTATCCTTGCGCGGGCATGGAAAATATCGACCTGTTCAGCGGCATGACGATCCGGCAATTTCCCTATGTCGTCATCGATCATCCGCTGGAAGGCATCGAAGTGCCGCTGTTCTCGCCGGACAACGAGGGCGGCAGCTACGAGATGACCCGGCATTTGATCGGGCTGGGGCACGAACGTATCGCTTTCGTTGCGCCGGGGCTTTATTTGCATCCGTCTCTTCGTCAGCGGTACAAGGGCTATTGCCGCGCGCTGATCGAAGCCGGCATTCCCGTGCGTCCGGACTGGATCGAATCCGCCGACTGGACCGCCGTCAGTAAACCGGATGCCCTATTGAGGGAAGCGTCCGCTCTTTTGGAGCGTTGGTTGTCGGGCCGTTCGCGGCCGACGGCTCTGCTCGCCGGCAACGATATTCTGGCTATTCATCTGATAAAGGCCGCTTTGACGGCAGGAATAACGGTTCCCGAAGCGCTGTCCGTCGCGGGTTTCGACAATCTCGCCATGACCGAGTACCTGGAGGTGCCGCTGACGACGGTCAGCCAGCCCTTCTACGAAATGGGGGAAAGCGCCGCGGAAGCGCTCATCCGGCTCGTCCGGGACGGAATTCCCATTGCAGGCAGGCAGTTGGACACGACGCTCGTCATACGCGAGTCGACCGCGGCTCCCCATCAAAATTAA
- a CDS encoding response regulator transcription factor gives MTWTVWIADDERIQREGIVEHVPWQQMGLVLAGTAANGKEALEGMQAAPPDILVTDIKMPLMGGLDLAKQAKALNPRMKIVIISGYDDFEYARTAIELSATAYLLKPLDFYALLETLKSVASACEEEAGQERTRLELQRRMAETEPLAVRQLLRDVLQGRLADPDAIEAMMRDAGMPAADEYAVAVLRGAEERPGAKDKGSCATQLAQNLASIGRALRWSEWYWSDGDELVWIAAAAEEEAVRALEALRVYANGELGTHLAACVCGGISDPGGFPESYRRASAELSRRAGQDPNKTVILGGARVLNKELPVQRIITYIETRYGGPITVEELAKMVFLTPNYISNLFKEQTGETIIDYVTGVRLRHARHQLADPNRKIYEIAESTGFNSTSYFSVVFKNAYGVSPKEYRESLRERIPE, from the coding sequence TTGACTTGGACGGTATGGATCGCAGATGACGAGCGGATTCAGCGGGAGGGCATCGTCGAACATGTGCCTTGGCAGCAAATGGGGCTGGTCCTGGCCGGCACGGCGGCGAACGGCAAGGAGGCGCTGGAGGGCATGCAAGCCGCGCCGCCCGATATTTTGGTGACCGATATCAAGATGCCGTTAATGGGCGGCCTTGATCTCGCGAAGCAGGCCAAGGCGCTGAATCCGCGCATGAAAATCGTCATTATAAGCGGCTATGACGATTTTGAATATGCCCGCACGGCGATCGAGCTGAGCGCCACGGCTTATCTGTTGAAGCCGCTTGATTTTTACGCGCTGCTGGAAACGCTTAAAAGTGTCGCCTCCGCCTGCGAAGAAGAGGCCGGGCAGGAACGGACGCGGCTCGAGCTTCAGCGCCGGATGGCGGAGACCGAGCCGCTGGCCGTGCGCCAGCTGCTGCGCGATGTGCTGCAGGGGCGTCTGGCCGATCCGGATGCGATCGAAGCGATGATGCGCGATGCCGGCATGCCGGCGGCGGACGAATACGCGGTTGCCGTACTAAGAGGAGCGGAGGAAAGGCCCGGAGCCAAAGATAAGGGAAGCTGCGCAACGCAGCTCGCGCAAAATCTGGCATCCATCGGCCGGGCCCTGCGGTGGTCGGAATGGTATTGGTCGGACGGCGATGAACTGGTCTGGATCGCGGCAGCCGCGGAAGAAGAAGCGGTCCGCGCGCTGGAAGCCCTTCGCGTTTATGCGAACGGCGAACTGGGGACGCATCTGGCCGCCTGCGTCTGCGGCGGAATAAGCGATCCGGGCGGATTCCCCGAGTCGTACCGGCGCGCCTCCGCCGAGCTGTCCCGGCGGGCGGGTCAGGATCCGAACAAGACCGTCATACTCGGCGGCGCGCGCGTCCTGAACAAGGAGTTGCCCGTGCAGCGGATTATCACCTATATCGAGACCCGCTACGGCGGTCCGATTACGGTCGAGGAATTGGCCAAAATGGTGTTTCTTACGCCCAATTACATCAGCAATTTATTCAAAGAGCAGACCGGAGAGACGATTATCGATTATGTGACGGGCGTGCGGCTGCGCCACGCCCGCCATCAATTGGCGGATCCGAACCGCAAAATATACGAGATCGCCGAAAGTACAGGGTTCAACAGCACGTCTTATTTCAGCGTCGTCTTTAAAAACGCGTACGGCGTAAGTCCGAAGGAGTACAGAGAATCGCTGAGGGAGCGGATCCCCGAATGA
- a CDS encoding ABC transporter permease gives MQSVWNNRYLYLFVLPGVVWFLVFAYQPMYGVLIAFKDYDIIKGVFRSDWVGLAHFRELFGSPNFEVLLRNTIAISLLKMVFGFPAPIVLALMLNEVRSRLFKRLAQTVSYLPFFVSWVVITGIWYDLFSVDGGFINQTLASLGIIKEPIFWFGNPNYFWGMILASDIWKGIGFGTIIFLASITSVNPELYESAVVDGANRWRQVWHITLPAIRATIVLLFILNIAHFLDAGFEQIYAMQNNMVLDRAEIIDTYVMKVGVFRANYEIATAVGLFKSVIGLILLVSANFIVKKFGEDGVF, from the coding sequence TTGCAAAGCGTATGGAACAACCGCTATCTTTATCTGTTCGTCCTCCCTGGCGTCGTCTGGTTTCTCGTTTTTGCCTATCAGCCGATGTACGGCGTGCTCATCGCCTTCAAGGATTACGACATCATTAAAGGGGTCTTCCGCAGCGACTGGGTCGGCCTTGCTCATTTCAGGGAGCTGTTCGGCAGTCCGAACTTCGAGGTGCTGCTCCGCAATACGATCGCGATCAGCTTGCTGAAGATGGTCTTCGGCTTCCCCGCCCCGATCGTGCTGGCCCTGATGTTGAACGAGGTGCGAAGCCGACTGTTCAAGCGGCTCGCGCAGACCGTCTCTTACCTTCCCTTTTTCGTTTCCTGGGTCGTCATTACCGGCATCTGGTACGATCTGTTCAGCGTCGACGGCGGGTTCATCAATCAAACGCTTGCGAGCCTTGGAATCATCAAGGAGCCGATATTCTGGTTCGGCAACCCCAATTACTTCTGGGGCATGATACTTGCCTCCGACATCTGGAAAGGCATCGGCTTCGGGACGATCATCTTTCTGGCCTCGATTACCTCGGTCAACCCGGAACTGTACGAATCGGCCGTCGTGGACGGCGCGAACCGCTGGCGGCAGGTATGGCATATTACGCTTCCCGCGATCCGCGCGACGATCGTCCTGCTGTTCATCCTCAATATCGCGCATTTCCTGGACGCGGGCTTCGAGCAGATCTACGCGATGCAGAACAACATGGTGCTGGACCGGGCGGAAATTATCGATACGTACGTCATGAAGGTCGGCGTATTCAGGGCGAACTACGAAATCGCGACGGCTGTCGGTTTGTTCAAGTCCGTAATCGGTTTGATTTTGCTCGTCTCCGCTAATTTTATCGTCAAAAAGTTCGGGGAAGACGGGGTATTTTAG